DNA from Lentibacillus amyloliquefaciens:
AAGAAATCAATGCTAAAGGTACGACAATGATCATGGCCACTCACAGCAAAGAAATTGTCAATACAGTTAAAAAACGCGTTATCGCAGTAGAAGACGGGCTGATTGTGCGTGACGAACATCGAGGTGAATACGGCTATGAAGCTTAGAACGACTAAACGCCATTTCAGGGAAGGGATTAAAAACATTTTCCGGAATGGCTGGATGACGGTAGCATCAGTGGGAGCAGTAACAACAACATTATTACTTGTGGCAGCATTCCTCGCATTAATGCTGAATCTGAACCATATGGCCGGGGGCCTTGAAGAAGATGTTGAAATCGAAGCGTTAATCGACGTTACCGCAAATGAAGAAGAGATAAACGAAATTGGTGCTTCGATTGAAGAAATGGATGAAGCTGAAAGTGTTCAGTTCAATTCCAACGATGAACAGCTTGATGGCTTGATTGATGATATGGGAGAGGAAGGTTCGACATGGCAAATGTTTGAGCAGGACAATCCATTAAGCCATGCTTATATTGTCAAAGCCAAAACCCCATCCAATACAGATGGACTTGCCCAGCAAATCAATAATCTTGATAATGTCCAGGAAGTCAACTATGGCCGGGATG
Protein-coding regions in this window:
- the ftsX gene encoding permease-like cell division protein FtsX; its protein translation is MKLRTTKRHFREGIKNIFRNGWMTVASVGAVTTTLLLVAAFLALMLNLNHMAGGLEEDVEIEALIDVTANEEEINEIGASIEEMDEAESVQFNSNDEQLDGLIDDMGEEGSTWQMFEQDNPLSHAYIVKAKTPSNTDGLAQQINNLDNVQEVNYGRDVIQQLFQFNEYARNIGLVLIAALVFTAIFLISNTIKLTIMARSREIGIMKLVGATNGFIRWPFFIEGALHGILGSIIPIAAVLGGYHYLVNNLSGQITYDFVELLPFNPFAWQLSLIILLIGTVIGVWGSVMSVRKFLKV